In the Arachis ipaensis cultivar K30076 chromosome B04, Araip1.1, whole genome shotgun sequence genome, CTTCTGTTTCTAACTTTTAACATTAACAAATGGACAATGAAGCATTGATCAGAAGGCTGCCCCATCAAATCTATCATAAATATTGCAATGCAAGATACGAAATTCCACCATTCCCCCCTTTCAGCCATTGAGGTGATTTACTTTCTTGCAGGCCATACCAAATTCCACCACCAAggtaaaataataaatgaaaaaaagagaaaaatcttgCGGGACCAGAAACGATTACGAAGAAGTCTGTAGGCGTGTCTTGATCCACGACTCCAGATTTCGGAGTTCCTCATTGCTTATTGAGTGAGCAAGACCAGGATAAGCCTGCAATTAGAACAAATGTCAGCATCATGATGAAGATTAAAAAAGAGGGGTCAATAGATGAATCATTAAAAACTTGAAATCTCACCTTAAATTCACAGCCAACACCAATTTTTTCAAGGAAAGGGGGACCTGCTTGTCCAGCCTCAAACAAGACTGTTCTATCAATAATCCCATGGGACCACAATAGTGGTGTCTGCAGATATTTATATAAACTATgtcaacataaataaaataggTGATAAGTACATACCAAAATTCAGTTGAGTTGAATAGTATTCAGGAACTAGGTATACAAGTTATAATTGCCTTAGAAAACTCGGATATTCCATCAATTGGTACTAAGTTAGTCTAACTTAACTAACATGGTTCATATATTTCTATGTTGGGATATAATGATGTTGATATTTTTCACTTACATCAAACAAGTAATGAGAATAATGAAAATTCTTAAATATTTGTACCCGCTTTGCCTCGGGTGTAATTTGTCCTATGATGGACGAAGATGAGTTAAATGGTACCCAGCCACTAAATACTGCACCTCCACCTAAAGTTTTTGGGTAAAGCAGAACGCTAGCCAAGGTCAATGCACCTGCAAAACGTTACTGCAATTCATTGGAAATTTATACATATGCTTTTCTTTAAAGGAATTAGTGTGATGAAGGAGATGATGAAAGCACCGAGATATGTAGAGACACATATAGAGaaaggaaataagaaagcaaCCTCCTTGACTGAATCCACAGATAAATACATTATTAGGGTTTGTGCCATCAGCTATTTCCTTGTCTATTGTAGCATGCACATTCTTAACAGCTTTAATCAAACCACTCTCATCTTGTGGAGAGTCCTGACAATAAGTAAAATTCTTTCAAACATAAATTGATATGCCAACAACTCCATCCTAAACAAGATATAGCATAAACACTACAATCATAGAAGAATACTAAATTGGACTTCTCAATGAAGTGAATGGCAAAACTAAGAAGTTATAGGATGAGATGTGCAACTAATTATTTCTTACAAAATGTAAGACCTCAAATTGCTCACCCTGTAGACCAAGCTTTCTATTAAGACAAAGTAATTGaatggaaaaagaaaaggagGAAGCTGACGAATTAAACAAGATCATGATCACTGTCCAGGGGACctataaattaagaaaaaagtGCATACTCAAATAGACAATCTAAAAGAACCGTGCAACAAAGAATAAGTAGGAAAATGGAGATATGAAAATTGTGTATTAGTTTCCTTTCATGACTGGAACTGCAGAGAGTCTATTAAACTTAATAAATCAAAGAAAAAAGGGAATGCTAAACTTACAGCAGTTATAGGAATCTCATGAATGTCAAACCATGAGGGCATTACATGACCATCTACAAGATGAAACAAATCAAAATCTCGTTATCTCTCAGACTGGAAAGCATATTATATCTTCATTCTTTAAAAGTATATACAAAGTCAGATTGTCACTATATCATGTTGCAAGGAATTGTGATCTCATCTAATATTGTGGTGAAATGAACATGCTTTAAAACTTCGATGGATGCATAGTTAAAATTTGCCAATCAAGCAAAAACTTAAGACATTGAAGGAATAAAAACAAGAGAACATACATAAGAAATGGATTAAAAGAACCTTTCCTCAAAAATTATAAATGTTGGATCACTATATGTTCAGGCTAAAAGGAATAATTGATGACAAGAGTGCAACTCTATGTACTTAAAATTTCTAGGAATTGCATTTTGGTCAATAATTCACCATCATACATGATGCTAAGCTCATCAAATTCTAAAATTGACGCTAGCCAAATGGTGCCAATACTATTCTCTCCAGTATTAGTTGGGGGATCGACAACACACTTAACATCCCAGCCCATGGCGCTAGTAACAAGTGTAACCAacaacaacaaacaacaacaaatctTATTCCACCAGGTGGAATcaactacatgaatcaaacgacaaCATTGCACCCTATCATGTCTACACTCTACAATGAGATTGTTCACACATAAATCTCACTTGATCACTTCCTGCAGAGCCTTTTTAGCTCTTCCTCTAACCACTAGTTTATTTTTCATTTGATCCACCCTTCTGGCTCGATTATCTACTGACATTGTCCCCATATGTCTAAACCATTGATACTCCACCGTCTAACAAGTGTAATTCCTTACACGAAATGTGATCCTAAggaattttgtgaaaaaaaattgaaaaaaaaaagtattgtaGCTAGAAATTATTTTGTTCTTGACTCAACCCTTAACACTAAAGATTGAATGAGGGAATCAAGCTTCAGCAAATAG is a window encoding:
- the LOC107638673 gene encoding probable carboxylesterase SOBER1-like isoform X1 (The sequence of the model RefSeq protein was modified relative to this genomic sequence to represent the inferred CDS: added 59 bases not found in genome assembly), with product MKFMPLNLIKPIVVLLVTLTSAVFFVFQSPQTQNPSSSLSTMSSSSSSSSMGRSFVLWLHGLGDSGPANEPIKNLFTSPQFRNTKWLFPSAPNAPVTCNYGHVMPSWFDIHEIPITADSPQDESGLIKAVKNVHATIDKEIADGTNPNNVFICGFSQGGALTLASVLLYPKTLGGGAVFSGWVPFNSSSSIIGQITPEAKRVQIFKNFHYSHYLFDTPLLWSHGIIDRTVLFEAGQAGPPFLEKIGVGCEFKAYPGLAHSISNEELRNLESWIKTRLQTSS
- the LOC107638673 gene encoding probable carboxylesterase SOBER1-like isoform X2 (The sequence of the model RefSeq protein was modified relative to this genomic sequence to represent the inferred CDS: added 59 bases not found in genome assembly), with the protein product MKFMPLNLIKPIVVLLVTLTSAVFFVFQSPQTQNPSSSLSTMSSSSSSSSMGRSFVLWLHGLGDSGPANEPIKNLFTSPQFRNTKWLFPSAPNAPVTCNYGHVMPSWFDIHEIPITADSPQDESGLIKAVKNVHATIDKEIADGTNPNNVFICGFSQGGALTLASVLLYPKTLGGGAVFSGWVPFNSSSSIIGQITPEAKRTPLLWSHGIIDRTVLFEAGQAGPPFLEKIGVGCEFKAYPGLAHSISNEELRNLESWIKTRLQTSS